One stretch of Phocoena phocoena chromosome 10, mPhoPho1.1, whole genome shotgun sequence DNA includes these proteins:
- the WDR6 gene encoding tRNA (34-2'-O)-methyltransferase regulator WDR6, producing the protein MDAHEDYVWPRATSELILLPVTGLECVGERLLAGEGPDVLVYTLDFGGHLRMMKRVQNLLGHYLIHGFRVRPEPNGDLDSEAMVAVFGSKGLRIVKIGWGQGRFRELWRSGLWNMSDWIWDARWLEGNMALALGHNSVVLYDPVVGCMLQDVPCTDRCTLSSACLIGDTWKELTIVAGAVSNQLLVWYPAAALIDNKPVAPDRRVSGHVGVIFSMSYLESKGLLATASEDRSVRIWKVGDLRVPGGRVQNIGHCFGHSARVWQVKLLENYLISAGEDCVCLVWSHEGEILQAFRGHQGRGIRAIAAHERQAWVITGGDDSGIRLWHLMGRGYPGSGVSTLCFKSRSRPGALKAVTLAGSWRVLAVTDTGALYLYDLEVKCWEQLLEDKCFQSYCLLEAAPGPEGFGLCAMANGEGHVKVVPINTPTAAVDLTLFHGKAHSLSWALRGYEELLLLASGPGGVVACLEISAAPSGKAIFVKERCRYLLPPSKQRWHTCSAFLPPGDFLVCGDRRGSVLLFPSRPDLLKDLGVGGKVGAGTGALGTGSGSGGSENTLAEWGPVSTLPSLHGKQGVTSVTCHGGYVYTTGRDGAYYQLLVRGGQLQPVLRQKSCRGMNWVAGLRMVADGSMVILGFHANEFVVWSPRSHEKLHIINCGGGHRSWAFSDTEAAMAFAYLKDGDVMLYQALGGCTRPHVILRESLHGREITCVKRVGTVTLGPEFGVPSFMQPDHLEPGSEGPGLIDIVITCSEDTTVCILALPTATGSAHALTAVCNHISSVRAVAVWGTGTPGGPQDPRPGLTAHVVSAGGRAEMHCFTIMVSPDPSTPSHLACHVMHLSSHRLDEYWDRQRNRHRMIKVDPETRYMSLAVCELDRPGLGPLVAAACSDGAVRLFLLQDSGQRLQILAETFHHKRCVLKVHSFTHEATNQRRRLFLCSAATDGSLAFWDLTTVLDHGSPALEPPADPGLPYRLGSPCLTLQAHSCGVNSLHTLPTREGHLVASGSEDGSLHVFVLTVEVPELEEAVGGAELVPQLQVLEEYSLSCAHAAHVTGLKILSPSLMVSASIDQRLTFWRLGHGEPTFMNSTVYHVADVADMDCWPVSPEFGHRCALGGQGLEVYNWYD; encoded by the exons ATGGACGCTCACGAGGACTACGTTTGGCCGAGGGCAACCTCGGAGCTCATTCTCCTCCCGGTCACGGGTCTGGAGTGCGTGGGGGAGCGGCTTTTGGCGG GTGAGGGGCCAGATGTCCTGGTGTACACCTTGGATTTTGGTGGACATCTGCGGATGATGAAACGAGTGCAGAACCTGCTTGGCCACTATCTTATTCATGGGTTCCGAGTGCGACCAGAGCCCAACGGAGACCTTGACTCGGAGGCCATGGTGGCGGTGTTTGGGAGCAAGGGACTCCGAATTGTGAAAATTGGCTGGGGACAGGGCCGCTTCCGGGAGCTCTGGCGTTCTGGCCTGTGGAACATGTCTGATTGGATCTGGGATGCCCGTTGGCTTGAGGGGAACATGGCCTTGGCCCTGGGCCACAACTCAGTGGTGCTGTATGACCCTGTGGTAGGGTGCATGCTGCAGGACGTGCCCTGCACGGACAGGTGCACCCTCTCCTCAGCCTGTCTGATTGGAGATACCTGGAAGGAGCTGACCATAGTGGCGGGTGCCGTTTCCAACCAGCTCCTGGTCTGGTACCCAGCAGCTGCTTTAATAGACAATAAGCCAGTAGCCCCCGACCGACGGGTTAGTGGGCACGTGGGTGTCATCTTCAGCATGTCATACCTGGAAAGCAAAGGCTTGTTGGCCACAGCTTCAGAAGACCGAAGTGTTCGCATCTGGAAGGTGGGTGACCTGCGGGTGCCTGGGGGTCGGGTGCAGAATATTGGGCACTGCTTTGGGCACAGTGCCCGTGTATGGCAGGTCAAGCTCCTAGAAAATTACCTTATCAGTGCAGGAGAAGACTGCGTTTGCTTGGTATGGAGCCACGAAGGCGAAATCCTCCAGGCCTTTCGGGGCCACCAGGGCCGTGGGATCCGGGCCATAGCTGCTCATGAGAGACAGGCCTGGGTGATCACTGGGGGCGATGACTCAGGCATCCGGCTATGGCACCTGATGGGGCGTGGGTACCCGGGTTCGGGGGTCTCCACCCTCTGCTTCAAATCCCGTAGCAGGCCAGGTGCCCTCAAGGCTGTGACGCTGGCTGGCTCATGGCGAGTACTGGCAGTGACTGATACAGGGGCCCTGTACCTTTATGACCTCGAGGTCAAGTGCTGGGAGCAGCTGCTGGAGGACAAGTGCTTCCAGTCCTACTGCCTCCTGGAGGCAGCCCCTGGTCCTGAGGGCTTCGGACTGTGTGCCATGGCCAATGGGGAAGGTCATGTCAAGGTTGTCCCCATCAACACTCCAACTGCAGCTGTGGACCTGACCCTGTTCCATGGGAAGGCGCACAGCCTGAGCTGGGCCTTGCGTGGCTACGAGGAGCTTCTTTTGCTAGCATCGggccctggtggtgtggtggctTGCCTAGAGATCTCTGCTGCGCCCTCTGGCAAGGCCATCTTCGTCAAGGAACGTTGCCGGTACCTCCTACCTCCAAGCAAGCAGAGATGGCACACATGCAGTGCCTTCCTACCCCCGGGCGACTTCCTGGTGTGCGGGGACCGCCGGGGCTCCGTGTTGCTGTTCCCCTCCCGACCAGATTTGCTCAAGGATCTTGGGGTCGGAGGCAAAGTTGGGGCTGGTACTGGAGCACTTGGAACGGGTAGTGGCAGTGGTGGGAGTGAGAACACCTTGGCTGAGTGGGGCCCTGTGTCCACCCTCCCTTCTCTGCATGGGAAACAGGGTGTAACCTCAGTCACCTGCCATGGTGGCTACGTGTACACTACAGGGCGTGATGGTGCCTACTACCAGCTCTTGGTGCGAGGTGGCCAACTCCAGCCAGTCCTAAGGCAAAAATCCTGTCGAGGTATGAACTGGGTGGCTGGGCTCCGAATGGTGGCTGATGGCAGCATGGTCATCCTGGGTTTCCACGCCAACGAGTTTGTGGTGTGGAGCCCCCGGTCACATGAGAAGCTGCACATTATCAACTGTGGTGGAGGGCATCGCTCCTGGGCCTTCTCTGATACCGAGGCAGCTATGGCTTTTGCCTACCTTAAGGATGGGGATGTCATGCTGTACCAGGCTCTTGGTGGCTGCACGCGGCCACATGTGATTCTCCGGGAGAGCCTACATGGCCGTGAGATCACTTGTGTAAAGCGTGTGGGCACCGTCACCCTGGGGCCTGAATTTGGGGTGCCCAGCTTCATGCAGCCTGACCACCTGGAGCCCGGTAGTGAGGGCCCTGGCCTGATCGACATTGTGATAACGTGCAGCGAGGACACCACCGTCTGTATCCTGGCACTCCCCACAGCCACAGGCTCAGCCCATGCGCTTACAGCTGTCTGTAACCACATCTCCTCGGTGCGTGCAGTGGCTGTGTGGGGCACTGGCACCCCAGGTGGCCCTCAGGATCCTCGGCCTGGCCTGACTGCCCATGTGGTATCTGCGGGGGGCAGGGCTGAGATGCACTGCTTCACAATCATGGTCAGCCCAGACcccagcaccccaagccaccttgcCTGCCATGTCATGCACCTTTCGTCTCACCGGCTGGATGAGTACTGGGACCGGCAGCGCAATCGGCACCGGATGATCAAGGTGGACCCAGAGACCAG GTACATGTCCCTAGCTGTGTGTGAGCTCGACCGGCCTGGCCTTGGCCCCCTTGTGGCTGCAGCCTGTAGCGATGGGGCAGTGAG GCTCTTTCTCTTGCAGGACTCCGGGCAGCGGCTACAGATCCTGGCTGAAACCTTCCACCACAAGCGCTGTGTGCTCAAGGTCCACTCCTTCACACACGAGGCAACCAATCAGCGGCG GAGACTGTTCCTGTGCAGTGCAGCCACGGATGGCAGCCTGGCCTTCTGGGATCTCACCACTGTGCTGGACCATGGCTCTcctgccctggagcctccagCAGACCCTGGGCTTCCCTACC GGCTGGGCAGCCCCTGCCTGACTCTCCAGGCTCACAGCTGTGGTGTCAACAGCCTGCACACCTTGCCCACACGTGAGGGCCATCTTGTGGCCAGTGGCAGTGAGGATGGCTCCCTCCACGTCTTTGTGCTTACTGTGGAGGTGCCAGAGCTGGAAGAGGCTGTGGGGGGTGCTGAGCTGGTGCCCCAGCTGCAAGTGCTGGAAGAATACTCTCTCTCCTGTGCACATGCTGCACATGTGACAGGCCTCAAGATCTTAAGCCCAAGCCTCATGGTCTCAGCCTCCATCGACCAACGGCTTACCTTCTGGCGTCTGGGGCATGGTGAGCCCACCTTTATGAACAGTACAGTGTACCACGTAGCAGATGTGGCCGACATGGACTGCTGGCCCGTGAGCCCTGAGTTTGGCCACCGCTGTGCTCTTGGGGGCCAGGGCCTTGAGGTTTACAACTGGTATGACTGA
- the P4HTM gene encoding transmembrane prolyl 4-hydroxylase yields MAAAAGRRPEAVSPQWAPPQHDPVGAAAGLGDCEDTPVRPLCKPRGICSRAYFLVLMVFVHLYLGNVLALLLFVHYSNGDDSSDPGPQRRAQGPGPAPTLAPLTRLEGIKVGYERKVQLVADRDHFIRTLSLKPLLFEIPGFLSDEECRLIIHLAQMKGLQRSQILPTEEYEEAMGTMQISQLDLFQLLDQNHDGRLQLHEVLAQTRLGNGRWMTPENIQEMYSAIKADPDGDGVLSRQEFSNMDLRDFHKYMRSHKAESSQLVRNSHHTWLYQGEGAHHVMRAIRQRVLRLTRLSPEIVELSEPLQVVRYGEGGHYHAHVDSGPVYPETICSHTKLVANESVPFETSCRYMTVLFYLNNVTGGGETVFPVADNRTYDEMSLIQDDVDLRDTRRHCDKGNLRVKPRQGTAVFWYNYLPDGQGWVGDVDDYSLHGGCLVTRGTKWIANNWINVDPSRARQALFQQEMARLARESGADSQPEWALDRAYRDTRVEL; encoded by the exons ATGGCGGCGGCGGCAGGCCGGCGGCCTGAGGCTGTGAGTCCGCAGTGGGCGCCGCCCCAGCACGACCCGGTCGGGGCAGCGGCGGGACTGGGTGACTGTGAGGACACACCGGTCCGGCCGCTGTGCAAGCCTCGCGGCATCTGCTCGCGCGCTTACTTCCTGGTGCTGATGGTGTTCGTGCACCTGTACCTGGGCAACGTGCTGGCGCTGCTGCTCTTCGTACACTACAGCAACGGCGACGACAGCAGCGACCCCGGGCCCCAGCGccgggcccagggcccagggcccgCGCCAACCTTGGCTCCCCTCACGCGGCTGGAGGGCATCAAG GTGGGGTATGAGCGCAAGGTCCAGCTGGTCGCCGACAGGGATCACTTCATCCGAACCCTCAGCCTCAAGCCGCTGCTCTTCG AAATCCCTGGCTTCTTGAGTGATGAGGAGTGTCGGCTCATCATCCACCTGGCACAGATGAAGGGGTTACAACGCAGCCAGATCCTGCCCACCGAAGAGTATGAGGAAGCAATGGGCACAATGCAAATCAGCCAGCTGGACCTCTTCCAGCTGCTGGACCAAAACCATGATGGTCGCCTGCAGCTCCATGAG GTCCTGGCCCAGACTCGCCTGGGAAATGGACGGTGGATGACTCCAGAGAACATTCAGGAGATGTACTCTGCGATCAAGGCTGACCCTGATGGTGATG GAGTGCTGAGCCGACAGGAGTTCTCCAACATGGACCTTCGCGACTTTCACAAGTATATGAGGAGCCACAAGGCAGAGTCCAGCCAGCTGGTGCGGAACAGCCACCACACGTGGCTCTACCAGGGCGAAGGTGCCCACCACGTTATGCGCGCCATCCGCCAGAG GGTACTGCGCCTCACCCGCCTGTCACCTGAGATCGTGGAGCTCAGCGAGCCGCTGCAGGTCGTGCGGTATGGCGAGGGAGGCCACTACCATGCCCATGTGGACAGCGGGCCTGTGTACCCAGAGACCATCTGCTCCCATACCAAGCTGGTAGCCAATGAGTCTGTACCCTTCGAGACCTCCTGCCG CTACATGACAGTGCTGTTTTATTTGAACAACGTCACCGGTGGGGGCGAGACTGTCTTTCCTGTAGCAGACAACAGAACCTATGACGAAATG AGTCTGATTCAGGATGATGTTGACCTCCGTGACACTCGGAGGCACTGTGACAAGGGGAACCTGCGTGTCAAGCCCCGCCAGGGCACAGCAGTCTTCTGGTACAACTACCTGCCTGATGGGCAAG GTTGGGTGGGCGACGTGGACGACTACTCGCTGCACGGGGGCTGCCTGGTCACGCGTGGCACTAAGTGGATCGCCAACAACTGGATCAACGTTGACCCCAGCCGGGCGCGGCAGGCACTGTTCCAGCAGGAGATGGCGCGCCTGGCCCGCGAAAGTGGCGCCGACTCGCAGCCGGAGTGGGCCCTGGACCGGGCCTACCGCGACACTCGCGTGGAACTCTGA